Proteins found in one Balaenoptera musculus isolate JJ_BM4_2016_0621 chromosome 4, mBalMus1.pri.v3, whole genome shotgun sequence genomic segment:
- the LOC118894050 gene encoding LOW QUALITY PROTEIN: tripartite motif-containing protein 14-like (The sequence of the model RefSeq protein was modified relative to this genomic sequence to represent the inferred CDS: deleted 1 base in 1 codon), producing the protein MCRAIWRIGGGGWGEKGHNGTRAGVLKANNDGKALREVGAVEEDNQEPFFTSAEGRMEARLEMFYSEGLELSVELASRVGFPGAGGAGALALAPPIGRGPVSPPFADAHTPALEPDTLHARLRLSADHQQVRCGHLGSMGSTPGLYFDALWQVLGRDCFDAGRHYWEVDVLEAAVGWWVGAAYGSLRRRGASAAARLGCNRQSWCLELYDLEYWAFHDGQRSRLRPRDDPDRVGVFLDYEVGVFTFYDVTGGMTHLHTFRAAFQELLYPALRLWEGVISISRLP; encoded by the exons ATGTGCAGAGCTATATGGAGAATAGGAGGAGGTGGCTGGGGGGAAAAGGGGCATAATGGGACTCGTGCTGGTGTTCTGAAGGCAAACAATGATGGTAAGGCCTTGAGGGAGGTAGGAGCAGTAGAGGAGGATAATCAAGAACCCTTTTTTACTTCTGCAGAAGGTAGAATGGAAGCCAGGCTAGAGATGTTCTATTCTGAAGGCCTAGAACTCTCTGTGGAACTGGCa AGCAGGGTCGGTTTCCCGGGGGCGGGCGGGGCAGGGGCACTGGCACTGGCCCCGCCCATCGGGCGTGGCCCTGTGTCCCCGCCCTTCGCAGACGCGCACACGCCCGCGCTGGAGCCAGACACGTTGCACGCGCGCCTGCGCCTCTCGGCAGACCACCAGCAGGTGCGTTGCGGTCACCTCGGCAGC ATGGGGTCCACGCCCGGGCTGTATTTCGACGCGCTGTGGCAGGTGCTGGGCCGCGACTGCTTCGACGCCGGCCGCCACTATTGGGAAGTGGACGTGCTGGAGGCGGCCGTCGGCTGGTGGGTGGGCGCGGCCTACGGCTCTCTGCGGCGCCGTGGGGCCTCGGCCGCCGCCCGCTTGGGCTGCAATCGCCAGTCCTGGTGCCTCGAACTATATGACCTCGAGTACTGGGCCTTCCACGACGGCCAGCGCAGCCGTCTGCGGCCCCGCGACGACCCCGACCGGGTCGGCGTCTTCCTGGACTACGAGGTCGGCGTCTTCACCTTTTACGACGTGACGGGCGGCATGACCCACCTGCACACCTTCCGTGCCGCCTTCCAGGAGCTGCTCTACCCGGCCCTGCGGCTCTGGGAAGGGGTCATCAGCATCTCCCGACTGCCCTAG